The DNA segment GATCGGTGCAACCTTGGCCCCAGCTGCTTCGGCACAGGGATTGGACGATCTCTTTTCGGCTTCGCCACAACGAGACACGCCCCAAAGAAACGCTGAGCGTTTGGCGTTGCCTCCAATGACGCCCGCGGTAGCCGACGTGGAAGCCGATCCGGTGGACAGCCCATCGGATCGCAAACTGGTCCACTCCGCCGGCTCGGTCGCGGAAGAAATGCCATCGATGGCGATGCAACTGCGTCAGGCGCGTGCTCTGGAAGCATCACGACAACGTCAAGCCCGCCTGGAAGCGTCGTACTGGGCGAGCAACCCGAACTTGCGTCCCGCCTGGGACAGTAACTTTGGCCAGCACCAGTATCGCAATCGAATCATTTACTACGTGCCAGCGTACATTCGCAATCGCTGATCGCGAAAGCAACGGGGTCTGCTGACTCCGCAGACATCGACTGGATACGGGCTCAGACACATGGGCTCAACGAGAGCTGGACGGGCGACTAACATGGGTTCGCCACCTCCAGCTCAACGAGGCTCCCTGCCGTTTTGAATCCGCCTCGCCAAGTCTTGCTGCCCCTGTTCGGGTTCACCTTCCTGACGTCCGCAACCTACTCGGTTGCCAGGGCACTGGGAGTCAGCTTGTTCATCGCGCGGATGGGTTCTGACGCGTTGCCCGTCGCACTGGTTGCATCGGCTGTCACCGTGATCGCTGTCTCCGCGATCACGCACTTGGTCAA comes from the Rhodopirellula bahusiensis genome and includes:
- a CDS encoding malate synthase, glyoxysoomal, with product MKSTVPYLFALLIGATLAPAASAQGLDDLFSASPQRDTPQRNAERLALPPMTPAVADVEADPVDSPSDRKLVHSAGSVAEEMPSMAMQLRQARALEASRQRQARLEASYWASNPNLRPAWDSNFGQHQYRNRIIYYVPAYIRNR